The sequence below is a genomic window from Methanobrevibacter sp..
TACACGTGTGAGTTATAATAAATCTGTGGATTCCCATTTATTATTTATCGATGTTGAAGGCAGTCCGGAAAGTCTTGAAAAAGCGACTCAGGAACTAATGTCAATAGGTTATATCCGCCATGATTTGGATCATCGCGATGTAGTTCTACTTGAATTTAAGCTTAAAGATATTCCCGGTGCTGTTACACCAATTTTAGAGCTAATCAGTGATTTTAATTTCAACATTACATATATCAGTTCTCAACAGACAGATAAGGAATTCCAGTTCTTTAAGATGGGTCTCGTTGTTGAAAACCAAGAAAATGTCAACACATTCATCAAAAAAGCAAGCGAATTATGTCCAATTAAAGTAATTAATTCAGATTACGCCAATAAGATTTATGACAATAGCTTTTTTTACAACAACTTTGTAAATCAGATATCCTCCACAATGGATATCTCAGATGAATCCAAAAATGAACTGATTATCAATACAAACCTTGTGATGCAAATGCTTAACGAAAGCGGAGTTTTGCCGTTCCATACCTTTGACAGCATAAGCCGATTTACAGAAATAATTGCAGCTTCAAAAGGAGAGAATTTCACACCAAGAATAACAAAGCATAAAATAACCGAAAATAGCGAAATAACACTTATCGAACCTCCCTGCGGAAGCAACATTGCAATCATAAAAAGCTATGGCAAGTACTTATTCATTGATACCGGATATGCCTGCTATGAAGCGGAAATGCTTTCAATCATCAAGGAAATCATCCCTGATTTTGACAATACTTCAAAAGAAGTATTCATAACCCATGCCGACGTTGACCACTGCGGACTGTTGCCCCTTTTTGACATTATCTATGCCAGCAACAAAAGTGCAGAATCACTGAAATCAGAATATAACCATGAAAGCAATTTCCGTGAAAAAAATCCACTCCACAAACCATATATTCGTATTTGCAATATATTAACTTCATATAACCCCGTTTCCCCTCAAAAAATTCAAGTTGTAGGAGCTGAACGAACAATAACAAAATCCCTTGAACAAACTGGAGTTTTTGATTTTGGTGAATTGCATTTTAGTCTTTATGAAGGAAAAGGAGGCCATCTTCCTGGCGAATCTGTTTTAATTGATTTTGAACATAAAATTGCATTTACGGGAGACATTTTTATAAATATGAAAGACATGATTCCTAAACAGGC
It includes:
- a CDS encoding MBL fold metallo-hydrolase, yielding MNKTFITKMPNHIGAFLKASKCLSNLGINITRVSYNKSVDSHLLFIDVEGSPESLEKATQELMSIGYIRHDLDHRDVVLLEFKLKDIPGAVTPILELISDFNFNITYISSQQTDKEFQFFKMGLVVENQENVNTFIKKASELCPIKVINSDYANKIYDNSFFYNNFVNQISSTMDISDESKNELIINTNLVMQMLNESGVLPFHTFDSISRFTEIIAASKGENFTPRITKHKITENSEITLIEPPCGSNIAIIKSYGKYLFIDTGYACYEAEMLSIIKEIIPDFDNTSKEVFITHADVDHCGLLPLFDIIYASNKSAESLKSEYNHESNFREKNPLHKPYIRICNILTSYNPVSPQKIQVVGAERTITKSLEQTGVFDFGELHFSLYEGKGGHLPGESVLIDFEHKIAFTGDIFINMKDMIPKQAEYNRYAPILMTSVDFDSDLCREERNNLFNKLNTGKWQIFGGHGSKRTYESN